Proteins encoded in a region of the Vicia villosa cultivar HV-30 ecotype Madison, WI linkage group LG5, Vvil1.0, whole genome shotgun sequence genome:
- the LOC131606788 gene encoding uncharacterized protein LOC131606788, with product MGLFKVVFFTNGKFVRDEGVSYEGGDVFAIAGQDPDFWSYFEACDLLKSLDASFIKEDVKMWWKSEHGSLENDLKPLVNDEDATLLAMCAEETKSDIEIYTEPKDNVNSEDSEDSESSEDSLDGIHFEDSEEERMNDNDEDVGEEINNSGAGGVEDGAGGVEDGAGGIENGAGGTESGAGGIHTGMMTAEMEREHIIDDDYLTDELDSGADDDSDGGRPSMVKFRDDEKLRKEFKFKVGMEFSSLKQFKKAVLEHNVLNGREVKFAKNDGERCRVICKDKQQCGYTVLCSRVLRTESFRIKTLIQKHKCGRKFFNKNANADWVSRIIVDKLKNNSGMKLNEIVSDVRLRFATEITGCRAFKARQIARRVVEGDSAKQYTMLWSYGAELRRACIGNTFKLNISGLPPKFERCYMCFDGTKRAFKNGCRPFIGLDGCHLKNKYGGILLIAVSRDANDQYLPLAFGVVETECRDSWSWFMRLLLEDIGSDNRCCFISDQQKGLVNVFEEDYPEFEHRFCLRHLYANFKKKFGGGTLYRDLIMAAAKATYFEDHEAKMNQIKEANPDAYEWMNAIPKNKWCKHAFPFYSKCDVLMNNLSESFNATILMQRDKPILTMFEWIRNYLMGRFATLREKVENYKGVIMSKPLRRLDREIEKSASWLPTYAGRLTFQVTHVMFTDSFVVDLAKHTCSCNFWDLVGIPCRHAVAAIHRKVDNPINYVHKCYHKSTYVTCYNEVISPINGQNKWPKTTDPEILPPSYKRGPGRPKKLRRREADEESQTRWQRTNTSHRCKICFEYGHNKRTCKKNKQLAVIVGEVPRDVPRDVSRDVPTDVPTGVAPTQGSQTPNVGTSGVKKRASVQIGGKSKKSKSTANVGGKSKKSKSTANVGGKSKKSKASVQTNDVPQHEAVSENQAEDVQAGDVPHSNENQAEDVPHSNENQAEGVQINDVQSNDVPANDVPANDVPHTNEAVSENQANGVPHTNEDVPANDVPHTNEDVPHSQNTVSSAEAMKRYCGIDPDELEALLDDEEILDIAPLRIDTSPVKSKRPGPKTFIGKCPKVPKTVKPSIAPKVSKAANKPTMSTMSDPVKVMISPRKKSNLAASPIRKSDRLRTLKAKNIPGPGRDQNDPLEIPDEDTTVSSASGSKPWADIQKSMTQ from the exons ATGGGGTTATTTAAGGTTGTCTTTTTTACCAATGGCAAATTTGTAAGAGATGAAGGGGTATCATATGAAGGGGGCGATGTTTTTGCTATAGCTGGTCAGGACCCAGATTTCTGGTCATATTTTGAAGCATGTGATTTACTTAAGTCTTTGGATGCTTCATTTATAAAGGAAGATGTGAAAATGTGGTGGAAGTCCGAACATGGCTCACTTGAAAATGATCTAAAACCACTTGTTAATGATGAGGATGCAACATTGTTAGCTATGTGTGCTGAGGAAACAAAGTCTGATATTGAGATATATACTGAGCCAAAAGACAATGTTAATTCAGAAGATAGTGAAGATAGTGAATCAAGTGAAGACTCTTTGGATGGCATACATTTTGAAGATAGTGAAGAGGAGAGGATGAATGATAATGATGAAGATGTAGGTGAAGAGATCAACAATTCTGGTGCAGGTGGAGTGGAAGATGGTGCAGGTGGAGTAGAAGATGGTGCAGGTGGAATAGAAAATGGTGCAGGTGGAACAGAAAGTGGTGCAGGTGGTATACATACAGGAATGATGACAGCAGAGATGGAAAGGGAACACATAATTGATGATGACTACTTAACAGATGAGCTTGATAGTGGGGCAGATGATGATAGTGATGGTGGTAGGCCTTCAATGGTAAAGTTTAGGGATGATGAAAAACTTAGAAAGGAATTTAAGTTCAAGGTTGGAATGGAATTTTCATCTCTGAAGCAATTTAAAAAGGCTGTACTGGAACACAATGTGTTGAATGGGAGGGAAGTTAAGTTTGCCAAGAATGATGGGGAAAGGTGCAGGGTTATTTGTAAGGATAAACAACAATGTGGTTACACTGTTTTATGCAGTAGAGTGTTGAGAACTGAATCATTCAGGATTAAGACTTTAATTCAGAAGCACAAATGTGGAAGGAAGTTCTTCAACAAGAATGCTAATGCTGATTGGGTGTCTAGAATAATTGTGGACAAGTTGAAGAACAATTCAGGTATGAAATTGAATGAGATTGTTTCTGATGTTAGATTGAGGTTTGCCACAGAAATTACTGGATGTAGGGCTTTCAAAGCAAGGCAAATAGCTAGAAGGGTTGTTGAAGGTGACTCAGCCAAGCAGTACACTATGTTATGGTCATATGGAGCTGAATTGAGAAGGGCATGTATAGGTAATACATTTAAGTTGAACATTTCTGGTTTGCCACCTAAGTTTGAAAGGTGCTACATGTGCTTTGATGGTACAAAGAGAGCATTCAAGAATGGTTGTAGACCTTTCATAGGATTGGATGGTTGTCACTTAAAGAACAAATATGGTGGAATATTGTTGATAGCTGTCAGTAGGGATGCTAATGATCAGTATCTTCCACTTGCCTTTGGTGTTGTGGAGACTGAGTGTAGAGACTCTTGGAGCTGGTTTATGAGGTTGCTTCTTGAAGACATAGGTTCTGATAATAGGTGTTGCTTCATTTCTGATCAGCAAAAG GGATTGGTGAATGTATTTGAGGAAGACTATCCTGAATTTGAGCACAGGTTTTGCTTAAGACATTTGTATGCTAACTTCAAGAAGAAGTTTGGGGGTGGTACACTCTATAGAGATCTAATAATGGCTGCAGCAAAGGCAACCTATTTTGAAGACCATGAGGCTAAGATGAATCAAATTAAAGAGGCAAATCCAGATGCCTATGAATGGATGAATGCTATTCCCAAGAATAAGTGGTGTAAGCATGCCTTTCCCTTCTACTCTAAGTGTGATGTTCTTATGAACAACCTAAGTGAATCTTTTAATGCTACTATTTTGATGCAAAGGGATAAACCTATACTAACCATGTTTGAATGGATTAGGAACTATCTAATGGGTAGGTTTGCCACTCTTAGGGAGAAGGTAGAGAATTACAAAGGAGTGATTATGTCTAAGCCACTTAGAAGGTTAGATAGGGAGATAGAAAAAAGTGCTAGTTGGCTGCCCACTTATGCAGGTAGATTAACATTTCAGGTTACTCATGTAATGTTCACAGATAGTTTTGTTGTGGACTTGGCAAAACATACATGTTCTTGTAATTTTTGGGACTTGGTAGGGATCCCATGTAGACATGCTGTTGCAGCCATTCATAGGAAGGTAGATAACCCCATTAACTATGTACACAAGTGTTATCATAAGTCTACCTATGTAACATGTTACAATGAAGTTATCAGTCCTATTAATGGCCAAAACAAATGGCCAAAGACCACTGACCCTGAAATCTTGCCACCTAGTTATAAGAGAGGCCCTGGCAGACCAAAGAAATTGAGAAGAAGAGAGGCTGATGAAGAAAGTCAAACAAGGTGGCAAAGGACTAACACAAGTCATAGGTGCAAGATTTGCTTTGAATATGGACATAACAAAAGGACTTGTAAGAAAAACAAACAGCTAGCAGTTATTGTtggtgaagtaccaagagatgtACCAAGAGATGTATCAAGAGATGTACCAACAGATGTACCAACAGGTGTTGCACCCACCCAAGGAAGCCAAACACCTAATGTGGGAACTTCTGGAGTCAAAAAAAGG GCTTCTGTGCAAATAGGAGGGAAATCAAAGAAGTCAAAGTCTACTGCAAATGTAGGAGGGAAATCAAAGAAGTCAAAGTCTACTGCAAATGTAGGAGGGAAATCAAAGAAGTCAAAGGCTTCTGTGCAAACTAATGATGTGCCACAACATGAAGCTGTAAGTGAGAATCAGGCTGAAGATGTGCAAGCTGGAGATGTGCCTCATAGCAATGAGAATCAAGCTGAAGATGTGCCTCATAGCAATGAGAATCAAGCTGAAGGTGTGCAAATTAATGATGTGCAATCTAATGATGTGCCTGCTAATGATGTGCCTGCTAATGATGTGCCTCATACCAATGAAGCTGTAAGTGAGAATCAAGCTAATGGTGTGCCTCATACCAATGAAGATGTGCCTGCTAATGATGTGCCTCATACCAATGAAGATGTGCCTCATTCACAAAACACTGTCAGTTCAGCTGAGGCAATGAAAAGGTATTGTGGAATTGATCCTGATGAATTGGAGGCCTTGTTAGATGATGAGGAAATACTTGACATTGCACCATTGAGAATTGATACTAGTCCTGTCAAGAGTAAAAGACCTGGTCCCAAGACCTTTATTGGGAAATGCCCCAAGGTTCCAAAAACTGTCAAACCATCCATTGCTCCAAAGGTGTCCAAAGCTGCCAACAAGCCAACTATGTCAACTATGAGTGACCCT GTAAAGGTAATGATATCACCAAGGAAAAAGTCCAATCTTGCTGCATCTCCAATTAGAAAGAGTGATAGGCTAAGGACTTTGAAGGCAAAAAATATACCGGGGCCTGGAAGGGATCAAAATGATCCACTTGAAATTCCTGATGAAGACACTACTGTGAGCAGTGCTAGTGGGAGCAAGCCATGGGCTGACATCCAAAAGAGCATGACTCAGTGA